The following proteins come from a genomic window of Streptomyces sp. NBC_01716:
- a CDS encoding SDR family oxidoreductase: MTDNRDKPLTEKIALVAGATRGAGRAIAVELGAAGATVYVTGRTTRERVSEVGRATETIEETAELVTRAGGEGIAVPTDHLEAERVRALVERIDREQGRLDVLVNDVWGGNQLLDFKTPLWDIDLERGLRMLDLGVKTHLITSSVALPLLVRRPGGLVIEVTDGTAESNRRPRENFYYDLAKNAPIRMAYLLAEELKEVGGTAVAVTPGFLRSEEMLDGFGITEKNWRDGIKIERHFALSETPVYLGRGVAALVADPERERWAGQSLSSGQLAKEYGVTDVDGSRPDMWGYMAAEAAAPGTEIPMDGYR, encoded by the coding sequence ATGACCGACAACCGCGACAAGCCGCTGACAGAGAAGATCGCACTGGTGGCCGGGGCCACCCGGGGCGCGGGCCGGGCGATCGCCGTGGAGCTGGGTGCCGCCGGGGCGACCGTGTACGTGACGGGGCGCACCACGCGCGAGCGGGTCAGCGAGGTGGGGCGGGCGACGGAGACCATCGAGGAGACCGCCGAACTCGTCACCCGCGCGGGCGGCGAGGGCATCGCCGTACCGACCGACCATCTGGAGGCCGAGCGGGTACGGGCCCTGGTGGAGCGGATCGACCGGGAGCAGGGCCGGCTGGATGTGCTGGTCAACGACGTGTGGGGCGGGAACCAGCTCCTCGACTTCAAGACCCCTCTGTGGGACATCGACCTGGAGCGCGGGCTGCGGATGCTCGACCTCGGGGTGAAGACCCATCTGATCACCAGCAGCGTCGCGCTCCCGCTGCTCGTACGGCGGCCGGGCGGCCTGGTGATCGAGGTGACCGACGGCACCGCCGAGTCGAACCGGAGGCCGCGCGAGAACTTCTACTACGACCTCGCCAAGAACGCCCCGATCCGGATGGCCTATCTGCTGGCCGAGGAGCTGAAGGAGGTGGGCGGCACGGCCGTCGCCGTCACTCCCGGCTTCCTGCGCTCCGAGGAGATGCTCGACGGCTTCGGCATTACCGAGAAGAACTGGCGGGACGGCATCAAGATCGAGCGGCACTTCGCGCTCTCGGAGACACCGGTGTATCTGGGGCGGGGAGTCGCGGCGCTCGTCGCCGACCCGGAGCGGGAGCGCTGGGCCGGGCAGTCGCTCTCCAGCGGACAGCTGGCGAAGGAGTACGGCGTCACGGACGTGGACGGAAGCAGGCCGGACATGTGGGGCTACATGGCGGCCGAGGCTGCGGCGCCCGGTACGGAGATCCCCATGGACGGCTACCGGTAG
- a CDS encoding helix-turn-helix transcriptional regulator, with amino-acid sequence MRAARLIKMVLLLQARPAMTGAELAQELEVSERTVTRDALALSEAGVPVYADRGRSGGYRLVGGYRTRLTGLARGEAEALFLSGLPNALREMGLEDAASAARLKVSAALLPSLRGASDSAAQRFHLDAPGWYNEPRTPQWLPAVAEAVWDDRTVIARYRRQDAEVERELAPYGLVLKAGVWYLCARVDASFRVYRIDRFTDVTFLEDRFERDESFDLPAFWEERAAQFARSILRTEVVLRLSPDGLRRLPYVTDRASAEEAAAAAGPPDDDGWTTLTLPVESADVAFSQLFGFGPELEVLEPAELRARFADSAARTARLYR; translated from the coding sequence ATGCGCGCTGCCCGGCTGATCAAGATGGTGCTGCTCCTCCAGGCGCGGCCCGCCATGACCGGGGCCGAGCTGGCCCAGGAGCTGGAGGTGTCCGAGCGCACCGTCACGCGCGACGCACTGGCCCTCTCGGAGGCCGGAGTGCCGGTCTACGCGGACCGGGGGCGTTCGGGTGGCTACCGGCTCGTGGGCGGCTACCGTACGCGCCTCACGGGCCTCGCACGGGGCGAGGCGGAAGCCCTGTTCCTGTCGGGGCTGCCGAACGCGCTCCGTGAGATGGGCCTGGAGGACGCGGCGTCCGCCGCCCGCCTGAAGGTGTCGGCCGCCCTGCTGCCCTCCCTGCGGGGCGCGTCGGACTCCGCGGCGCAGCGATTCCACCTCGACGCGCCGGGCTGGTACAACGAGCCGCGGACACCGCAGTGGCTGCCCGCCGTCGCCGAGGCCGTCTGGGACGACCGGACCGTCATCGCCCGCTACCGGCGCCAGGACGCCGAGGTGGAGCGGGAGTTGGCACCGTACGGACTCGTGCTCAAGGCGGGCGTCTGGTACCTGTGCGCCCGCGTCGACGCGTCCTTCCGGGTCTACCGGATCGACCGCTTCACCGACGTCACGTTCTTGGAGGACCGCTTCGAGCGGGACGAGTCCTTCGACCTGCCCGCCTTCTGGGAAGAGCGGGCCGCGCAGTTCGCCCGGTCGATCCTCCGTACGGAGGTGGTGCTCCGGCTCTCCCCCGACGGCCTGCGCCGGCTGCCGTACGTGACCGACCGGGCCTCGGCCGAGGAGGCCGCCGCTGCGGCCGGCCCCCCGGACGACGACGGCTGGACGACGCTCACGCTGCCGGTCGAGTCGGCCGACGTGGCGTTCTCCCAGCTCTTCGGCTTCGGGCCGGAGTTGGAGGTGCTGGAGCCGGCGGAGCTGCGTGCCCGCTTCGCCGACTCCGCCGCCCGCACCGCGCGTCTCTACCGGTAG
- a CDS encoding MerR family transcriptional regulator, which yields MFTIGDFARYGRVSARMLRHYDAIGLLRPARTDPYSGYRHYTAAQLAQLNRIIALKDLGFTLQQVREILEDRVNPDELRGMLTLRRAELEAAMAAAAATLVQVEARLRSIESEGRMPSEDVVVKNVPSVRVAELTAVAATYEPQDIGPVIVPLYEELFRRLEAAGVAPTGPGIACYEDAPEGNGAVVVHAGVVVAADPAPGQDFEIRDLPPIERAATIVHRGPMDTIMPTGQILARWIDTGGHRSAGYAREVNLECPADKDKWVTELQEPLA from the coding sequence ATGTTCACCATCGGAGACTTCGCCAGGTACGGCCGGGTGTCGGCCCGCATGCTGCGTCATTACGACGCGATCGGGCTGCTGCGTCCGGCCCGGACCGACCCGTACAGCGGCTACCGCCACTACACGGCGGCCCAGCTCGCCCAGCTCAACCGGATCATCGCCCTGAAGGATCTCGGCTTCACGCTCCAGCAGGTGCGGGAGATCCTGGAGGACCGCGTGAACCCGGACGAGCTGCGCGGGATGCTGACACTGCGGCGGGCCGAGCTGGAGGCCGCCATGGCGGCTGCCGCCGCCACGCTGGTCCAGGTCGAGGCGAGGCTCCGGTCGATCGAGAGTGAGGGGCGTATGCCCAGCGAAGACGTTGTCGTCAAGAACGTTCCATCGGTACGGGTGGCCGAACTGACCGCCGTGGCCGCCACGTACGAACCCCAGGACATCGGCCCGGTGATCGTTCCTCTGTACGAGGAGCTGTTCCGGCGCCTGGAGGCGGCCGGCGTGGCTCCGACGGGGCCCGGCATCGCCTGCTACGAGGACGCGCCCGAGGGGAACGGCGCGGTCGTCGTCCACGCGGGAGTGGTGGTCGCCGCCGACCCGGCGCCGGGCCAGGACTTCGAGATCCGGGACCTGCCTCCCATCGAGCGGGCCGCGACGATCGTGCACCGGGGGCCGATGGACACGATCATGCCGACGGGCCAGATCCTGGCCCGCTGGATCGACACGGGCGGCCACCGCTCGGCCGGGTACGCGCGCGAGGTCAACCTCGAATGCCCGGCGGACAAGGACAAGTGGGTGACGGAGCTCCAGGAGCCCCTCGCGTAG
- the aceE gene encoding pyruvate dehydrogenase (acetyl-transferring), homodimeric type translates to MPDPVGKLPSELDQLPDRDAEETAEWAASLDAVTEHAGPHRAAYLMRRTFQHAESTGVPVPALLETDYLNTIPTAAEPAFEGDEAMESRIAGWNRWNAAAMVTRGSRLGVGGHIATFASAAWLYETGFNHFFHGKEGDGSGDQLYIQGHASPGIYARAFLDGRLTEEHLDNFRQEAGGKGLPSYPHPRRLPWLWEFPTVSMGLGPLSAIYQARFNRYLTNRGIKDISASHVWAFLGDGEMDEPESTAALALAAREGLDNLTFVINCNLQRLDGPVRANFKIVQELESQFRGAGWNVIKSLWGSAWDELFALDTTGALVRRLRAVPDAQFQTYATRDVAYIREHFFGAEPALVELAKLLTDAKIDECFHSSRGGHEARKVYAAYRAALAHKGAPTVVLAQTVKGYTLGTGFESRNANHQMKKLSGEQFRTMRDLLELPIPDSKLNEELVPYAHPGADSPEVRYLQERRAELGGPAPARRVHAVALPEPSEKAFQTVYKGSGKQSVATTMAFVRLVKDLMRDKETGRRWVPIVPDEARTFGMEALFPSAGIYSPLGQTYDPVDRDQIMYYKEAKDGQILNEGITEAGSMADFIAAATSYATHGETMIPFYIFYSMFGWQRTGDQMWQLADQLGKGFVVGATAGRTTLTGEGLQHADGHSHLLAATNPASLNYDPAFAYEIAVIVKDGLRRMYGPAPENVFYYLTVYNEPMPQPAMPDGVEEGIVKGLYRFKEGVPAKADSPRLQLLASGTAIHWALDAQRMLSDEWGVTADVWSATSWGELRREALECDEALLRGEQRTPYVTRALDGAPGPVLAVSDWMRQVPDQISQWVEQDYSSLGTDGFGLSDTREAARRHFGVDAGSITVAALAQLARRGEVPASAVKEARERYGL, encoded by the coding sequence ATGCCCGACCCCGTAGGCAAGCTTCCGAGCGAGCTCGACCAGCTCCCGGACCGCGACGCCGAGGAAACCGCCGAATGGGCGGCCTCTCTCGACGCCGTCACCGAGCATGCGGGCCCGCACCGTGCGGCGTACCTGATGCGGCGCACGTTCCAGCACGCCGAGAGCACCGGCGTTCCGGTGCCCGCCCTGCTGGAGACGGACTATCTCAACACCATCCCGACCGCCGCCGAGCCCGCCTTCGAAGGCGACGAGGCGATGGAGTCCCGGATCGCCGGCTGGAACCGCTGGAACGCGGCCGCCATGGTCACCCGCGGCTCACGCCTCGGCGTCGGCGGGCACATAGCGACCTTCGCCTCCGCCGCCTGGCTCTACGAGACGGGCTTCAACCACTTCTTCCACGGCAAGGAGGGGGACGGCTCCGGCGACCAGCTCTACATCCAGGGCCACGCGTCCCCCGGCATCTACGCCCGCGCGTTCCTCGACGGCCGTCTCACCGAGGAGCACCTCGACAACTTCCGCCAGGAGGCGGGCGGCAAGGGACTCCCCTCCTACCCGCACCCCCGGCGGCTGCCCTGGCTGTGGGAGTTCCCCACGGTCTCCATGGGCCTCGGCCCGCTCTCCGCGATCTACCAGGCGCGTTTCAACCGCTACCTGACGAACCGCGGGATCAAGGACATCTCCGCCTCCCACGTATGGGCGTTCCTCGGCGACGGCGAGATGGACGAGCCCGAGTCGACGGCGGCACTCGCCCTGGCGGCCCGCGAAGGGCTCGACAACCTCACCTTCGTCATCAACTGCAACCTCCAGCGCCTCGACGGCCCCGTCCGCGCCAACTTCAAGATCGTGCAGGAGCTGGAGTCCCAGTTCCGCGGCGCGGGCTGGAACGTCATCAAGTCGCTGTGGGGCTCCGCCTGGGACGAGCTGTTCGCGCTCGACACCACGGGCGCCCTCGTACGGAGGCTGCGTGCCGTACCGGACGCGCAGTTCCAGACGTACGCGACCCGCGACGTGGCGTACATCCGTGAGCACTTCTTCGGCGCCGAGCCCGCGCTCGTCGAGCTGGCGAAGCTGCTGACCGACGCGAAGATCGACGAGTGCTTCCACTCCTCGCGCGGCGGCCACGAGGCCCGCAAGGTGTACGCGGCCTACCGCGCGGCGCTCGCCCACAAGGGCGCGCCGACCGTGGTCCTCGCGCAGACGGTGAAGGGCTACACGCTCGGCACCGGCTTCGAGTCGCGCAACGCCAACCACCAGATGAAGAAGCTCTCCGGCGAGCAGTTCCGCACCATGCGGGACCTGCTGGAACTGCCCATCCCCGACTCGAAGCTGAACGAAGAGCTGGTGCCGTACGCCCACCCCGGCGCCGACTCCCCCGAGGTCCGCTATCTGCAGGAGCGGCGTGCCGAACTCGGCGGGCCCGCCCCGGCCCGCCGAGTGCATGCCGTCGCCCTGCCCGAGCCGTCCGAGAAGGCGTTCCAGACCGTCTACAAGGGTTCCGGCAAACAGTCGGTCGCCACGACCATGGCGTTCGTCCGGCTGGTGAAGGACCTGATGCGGGACAAGGAGACCGGCAGGCGCTGGGTCCCGATCGTCCCGGACGAGGCGCGTACGTTCGGTATGGAGGCGCTGTTCCCGTCGGCGGGCATCTACTCGCCGCTGGGCCAGACGTACGACCCGGTCGACCGCGACCAGATCATGTACTACAAGGAGGCCAAGGACGGCCAGATCCTCAACGAGGGGATCACCGAGGCCGGTTCGATGGCCGACTTCATCGCCGCCGCCACGTCGTACGCGACGCACGGCGAGACGATGATCCCGTTCTACATCTTCTACTCGATGTTCGGCTGGCAGCGCACGGGCGACCAGATGTGGCAGCTCGCCGACCAGCTCGGCAAGGGCTTCGTCGTCGGCGCGACCGCCGGCCGTACGACCCTGACGGGCGAGGGCCTCCAGCACGCGGACGGCCACTCGCATCTGCTCGCGGCGACGAACCCGGCCTCGCTCAACTACGACCCGGCGTTCGCGTACGAGATCGCGGTCATCGTCAAGGACGGTCTGCGGCGGATGTACGGCCCCGCCCCCGAGAACGTCTTCTACTACCTGACCGTCTACAACGAGCCGATGCCGCAGCCCGCCATGCCCGATGGCGTGGAGGAGGGCATCGTCAAGGGCCTGTACCGCTTCAAGGAGGGCGTGCCCGCCAAGGCGGACTCGCCGCGACTCCAGCTCCTCGCCTCCGGTACGGCCATCCACTGGGCTCTCGACGCCCAGCGGATGCTCTCCGACGAGTGGGGTGTCACGGCCGACGTCTGGTCGGCGACGTCCTGGGGCGAGCTGCGCAGGGAGGCCCTGGAGTGCGACGAGGCGCTGCTGCGCGGCGAGCAGCGCACGCCGTACGTGACGCGGGCCCTGGACGGGGCGCCTGGTCCGGTGCTGGCCGTCAGCGACTGGATGCGCCAGGTGCCCGACCAGATCAGCCAGTGGGTCGAGCAGGACTACTCCTCGCTCGGTACGGACGGCTTCGGTCTCTCCGACACCCGTGAGGCGGCCCGCCGGCACTTCGGCGTCGACGCCGGGTCGATCACGGTCGCGGCGCTGGCGCAGCTCGCGCGGCGCGGCGAGGTGCCCGCGTCGGCGGTGAAGGAGGCGCGGGAGCGCTACGGCCTCTGA
- a CDS encoding GntR family transcriptional regulator has protein sequence MIPPVVQSLREQIREHIVEGIVSGRWKPGERIVERRIATELAVSQTPVREALRELESLRLIESAPNKGVRVRNLTAADLEESYPVRAGLEQIAAELAAERLAEDTTALEPHVTALYEADRRADGTAQVRHTVDFHRELVRAAGNSVLLHTWEGLGIEVFTALSIRWLGTVQQSYAEEHQELVEAFRRRDPHIGALVKDHVLGCAPRA, from the coding sequence ATGATCCCGCCCGTCGTCCAGTCGCTGCGCGAGCAGATCCGCGAGCACATCGTGGAGGGCATCGTCAGCGGACGCTGGAAGCCGGGTGAACGGATCGTCGAGCGGCGGATCGCGACCGAGCTGGCGGTCAGCCAGACGCCCGTACGTGAGGCGCTGCGCGAGCTGGAGTCGTTGCGGCTGATCGAGTCCGCGCCGAACAAGGGCGTGCGGGTACGGAATCTGACCGCCGCCGATCTTGAGGAGAGCTACCCCGTGCGGGCCGGCCTGGAGCAGATCGCGGCCGAACTGGCCGCCGAGCGGCTGGCGGAGGACACCACCGCCCTGGAGCCGCATGTGACGGCGCTGTACGAGGCCGACCGGCGGGCGGACGGGACGGCGCAGGTGCGGCACACCGTCGACTTCCACCGGGAGCTCGTGCGTGCCGCGGGGAACAGCGTGCTGCTGCACACCTGGGAGGGGCTCGGCATCGAGGTCTTCACGGCGCTGTCGATCCGGTGGCTGGGTACTGTCCAGCAGTCGTACGCCGAGGAGCACCAGGAACTGGTCGAGGCCTTCCGCCGCCGCGATCCCCACATCGGCGCGCTGGTGAAGGACCATGTGCTCGGATGCGCGCCGCGCGCCTGA
- the sucB gene encoding 2-oxoglutarate dehydrogenase, E2 component, dihydrolipoamide succinyltransferase: MAVSVTLPALGESVTEGTVTRWLKAEGERVEADEPLLEVSTDKVDTEIPAPAAGVLASIKVAEDETVEVGAELAVIDDGSGGGAAPAAPQQAAAPAEPAPAPVQQAPAAPEAPAPAPAPAAPAGAATGTDVTLPALGESVTEGTVTRWLKEVGEAVEADEPLLEVSTDKVDTEIPAPVSGVLLEITVGEDETAEVGAKLAVIGAEGAAPAAAPAPAPAAPAAAPAPAPAAPAPAPKQEAPAPAPAPAAPVAAPAPAAPAPSAPAAPAATAAPSAPAAAPVDDGAYVTPLVRKLAAENGVDLASVKGTGVGGRIRKQDVVAAAEAAKAAARAAAPVAAPAPAASKAPKLEVSPLRGQTVKMPRMRKVIGENMMKALHNQAQLTSVVEVDITKLMRLRAQAKDSFAAREGVKLSPMPFFVKAAAQALKAYPVVNARINEDEGTITYFDSENIGIAVDSEKGLMTPVIKGAGDLNLAGIAKKTAELAGKVRGSKITPDELSGATFTISNTGSRGALFDTIIVPPNQVAILGIGATVRRPVVINHPDLGETIAVRDMVHVVLSYDHRLVDGADAARYLVAVKAILEAGEFEVELGL, translated from the coding sequence ATGGCGGTTTCCGTAACCCTGCCGGCGCTCGGCGAGAGCGTCACCGAGGGCACTGTCACCCGCTGGCTGAAGGCCGAGGGCGAACGCGTGGAGGCCGACGAGCCGTTGCTCGAGGTCTCCACGGACAAGGTCGACACCGAGATCCCGGCGCCCGCCGCCGGGGTCCTCGCGTCGATCAAGGTCGCCGAGGACGAGACGGTCGAGGTCGGCGCCGAGCTGGCCGTCATCGACGACGGTTCGGGCGGCGGTGCCGCCCCGGCGGCGCCGCAGCAGGCCGCGGCTCCGGCCGAGCCGGCGCCCGCCCCCGTCCAGCAGGCCCCGGCGGCGCCCGAGGCTCCGGCGCCCGCGCCGGCTCCCGCCGCGCCGGCCGGTGCCGCCACGGGCACCGACGTCACGCTCCCGGCGCTCGGCGAGAGCGTCACCGAGGGCACCGTCACCCGCTGGCTCAAGGAGGTCGGCGAGGCGGTCGAGGCCGACGAGCCCCTGCTTGAGGTCTCCACGGACAAGGTCGACACCGAGATTCCCGCCCCGGTCTCCGGTGTGCTGCTGGAGATCACGGTCGGCGAGGACGAGACCGCCGAGGTCGGCGCGAAGCTGGCCGTGATCGGCGCCGAGGGTGCCGCTCCGGCGGCTGCCCCCGCACCGGCTCCGGCTGCTCCTGCCGCGGCTCCGGCTCCCGCACCGGCCGCTCCCGCACCCGCACCGAAGCAGGAGGCCCCGGCGCCCGCGCCGGCCCCCGCGGCTCCGGTCGCGGCGCCCGCACCCGCCGCACCCGCCCCGTCGGCACCCGCGGCGCCCGCCGCCACGGCCGCTCCTTCCGCCCCCGCCGCGGCGCCCGTCGACGACGGCGCGTATGTGACGCCGCTGGTGCGCAAGCTCGCCGCCGAGAACGGGGTCGACCTGGCCTCGGTCAAGGGCACCGGCGTCGGTGGCCGTATCCGTAAGCAGGACGTCGTCGCCGCCGCGGAGGCCGCCAAGGCCGCCGCCCGCGCCGCGGCTCCCGTGGCCGCCCCTGCCCCCGCCGCGTCGAAGGCCCCCAAGCTGGAGGTCTCCCCGCTGCGTGGCCAGACGGTCAAGATGCCGCGCATGCGCAAGGTCATCGGCGAGAACATGATGAAGGCGCTGCACAACCAGGCTCAGTTGACGTCGGTCGTCGAGGTCGACATCACGAAGCTGATGAGGCTGCGCGCGCAGGCCAAGGACTCCTTCGCCGCCCGCGAGGGCGTCAAGCTGTCCCCGATGCCGTTCTTCGTCAAGGCCGCGGCCCAGGCGCTCAAGGCGTACCCGGTGGTCAACGCCCGTATCAACGAGGACGAGGGCACCATCACGTACTTCGACTCGGAGAACATCGGCATCGCCGTGGACTCCGAGAAGGGTCTGATGACGCCGGTCATCAAGGGCGCGGGCGATCTGAACCTCGCCGGCATCGCCAAGAAGACCGCCGAGCTGGCGGGCAAGGTCCGCGGCAGCAAGATCACGCCGGACGAGCTGTCCGGCGCGACCTTCACCATCAGCAACACCGGCTCGCGCGGCGCCCTGTTCGACACGATCATCGTGCCCCCGAACCAGGTCGCCATCCTGGGCATCGGCGCGACGGTCCGCCGTCCGGTGGTCATCAACCACCCGGACCTCGGCGAGACGATCGCGGTGCGCGACATGGTCCACGTCGTGCTCTCCTACGACCACCGGCTGGTGGACGGCGCGGACGCCGCCCGTTACCTGGTCGCTGTCAAGGCGATCCTTGAGGCGGGCGAGTTCGAGGTCGAGCTCGGCCTGTAG
- the lpdA gene encoding dihydrolipoyl dehydrogenase, whose protein sequence is MANDASTVFDLVILGGGSGGYAAALRGAQLGLDVALIEKNKLGGTCLHNGCIPTKALLHAGEIADQAREADQFGVKATFDGIDIAGVHKYKDEVVSGLYKGLQGLIASRKVTYIEGEGRLSSPTSVDVDGRRVQGRHVLLATGSVPRSLPGLEIDGQRIISSDHALKLDRVPQSAIVLGGGVIGVEFASAWKSFGTDVTVIEGLKHLVPVEDENSSKLLERAFRKRGIKFNLGTFFDKAEYTQDGVRVTLADGKTFEAEVLLVAIGRGPVSQGLGYEEQGVAMDRGFVLVDEYMRTNVETISAVGDLAPTLQLAHVGFAEGILVAERLAGLQTVPVDYDGVPRVTYCHPEVASVGITEAKAKEIYGADKVVALKYNLAGNGRSKILKTAGEIKLVQVKDGAVVGVHMVGDRMGEQVGEAQLIYNWEALPAEVAQLIHAHPTQNEALGEAHLALAGKPLHSHD, encoded by the coding sequence GTGGCGAACGACGCCAGCACCGTTTTCGACCTAGTGATCCTCGGCGGCGGTAGCGGCGGTTACGCCGCGGCGCTGCGCGGAGCGCAGCTGGGCCTGGACGTCGCCCTGATCGAGAAGAACAAGCTCGGCGGCACCTGCCTGCACAACGGCTGCATCCCTACGAAGGCCCTGCTGCACGCCGGCGAGATCGCCGACCAGGCGCGCGAGGCCGACCAGTTCGGTGTCAAGGCCACCTTCGACGGCATCGACATCGCGGGGGTCCACAAGTACAAGGACGAGGTCGTCTCCGGCCTCTACAAGGGCCTCCAGGGCCTGATCGCCTCCCGCAAGGTGACCTACATCGAGGGCGAGGGCCGGCTCTCGTCGCCGACCTCCGTCGACGTCGACGGGCGCCGCGTCCAGGGCCGTCATGTCCTGCTCGCCACCGGCTCCGTACCGAGGTCGCTGCCCGGCCTGGAGATCGACGGCCAGCGGATCATCTCCTCCGACCACGCGCTGAAGCTGGACCGCGTCCCGCAGTCCGCGATCGTCCTGGGCGGCGGCGTCATCGGCGTCGAGTTCGCCTCGGCGTGGAAGTCCTTCGGCACGGACGTCACCGTCATCGAGGGCCTCAAGCACCTCGTGCCGGTCGAGGACGAGAACAGCTCCAAGCTCCTGGAGCGCGCCTTCCGCAAGCGCGGCATCAAGTTCAACCTCGGCACCTTCTTCGACAAGGCCGAGTACACGCAGGACGGTGTGCGCGTCACGCTGGCCGACGGCAAGACCTTCGAGGCGGAGGTGCTGCTGGTCGCGATCGGCCGCGGCCCGGTCTCGCAGGGCCTCGGCTACGAGGAGCAGGGCGTCGCGATGGACCGCGGCTTCGTGCTCGTGGACGAGTACATGCGGACGAACGTGGAGACGATCTCGGCCGTCGGTGACCTCGCCCCGACGCTCCAGCTCGCGCACGTCGGCTTCGCCGAGGGCATCCTCGTCGCGGAGCGGCTGGCGGGCCTGCAGACCGTCCCCGTCGACTACGACGGCGTGCCCCGGGTGACGTACTGCCACCCCGAGGTCGCCTCCGTCGGTATCACCGAGGCCAAGGCCAAGGAGATCTACGGTGCGGACAAGGTCGTCGCTCTGAAGTACAACCTGGCGGGCAACGGCAGGAGCAAGATCCTGAAGACCGCGGGCGAGATCAAGCTCGTCCAGGTCAAGGACGGTGCCGTCGTCGGCGTCCACATGGTCGGTGACCGGATGGGCGAGCAGGTCGGCGAAGCACAGCTGATCTACAACTGGGAGGCTCTGCCGGCCGAGGTCGCGCAGCTCATCCACGCGCACCCGACGCAGAACGAAGCCCTCGGCGAGGCCCACCTGGCCCTGGCCGGCAAGCCGCTCCACTCCCACGACTGA
- a CDS encoding leucyl aminopeptidase — MTALTLSTAGAATLRADAIVVGVAKGAKGPAVAPGAEAVDKAYDGKLASVLESLGATGAEGEATKLPAPSGLKVPIVIAVGLGTAPKKDEAYGAETLRRAAGVAARTLSGAKKAAFALPVEAAEDLAAVAEGALLGAYAFTAYRGAEKSAKSAGDKGDGGVKQPLGEVALLGGKPRDKAHKAAVERAVSLTEEINRARDLINTPPNDLYPETFAAIATAAGKEHGVKVQVTDEKALVKGGYGGLLGVGQGSEHGPRLVRLEYTHAKAKKTIALVGKGITYDSGGISLKPPGHNETMKCDMSGAAAVLAAVVSAARLGLQVNVTGWLALAENMPSGTATRPGDVLRMYSGKTVEVLNTDAEGRLVLADAITRASEEKPDAIIDVATLTGAMVVALGSRTFGIMSNDEAFRTSVHEIAEEVGEASWPMPLPTELRKGMDSPTADIANMGERMGGGLVAGLFLKEFVGEGITWAHLDIAGPAFHEGAPYGYTPKGGTGSSIRTLVKLAERTAAGDLG; from the coding sequence GTGACTGCTCTCACTCTCAGCACAGCCGGCGCGGCGACATTGCGCGCCGACGCGATCGTCGTCGGCGTCGCCAAGGGAGCCAAGGGCCCGGCCGTCGCGCCTGGCGCCGAGGCCGTGGACAAGGCGTACGACGGCAAGCTCGCCTCCGTCCTGGAGTCCCTCGGCGCCACCGGTGCCGAGGGCGAGGCGACCAAGCTCCCGGCGCCGTCCGGCCTCAAGGTCCCGATCGTCATCGCGGTCGGCCTCGGCACGGCCCCGAAGAAGGACGAGGCGTACGGCGCCGAGACCCTCCGCCGGGCCGCCGGTGTCGCCGCCCGTACGCTCTCCGGCGCCAAGAAGGCCGCGTTCGCGCTGCCCGTGGAGGCCGCCGAGGACCTCGCGGCCGTCGCGGAGGGCGCGCTGCTCGGCGCGTACGCCTTCACCGCGTACCGCGGCGCCGAGAAGAGCGCCAAGTCCGCCGGCGACAAGGGCGACGGCGGTGTGAAGCAGCCGCTCGGCGAGGTCGCGCTGCTCGGCGGCAAGCCCCGCGACAAGGCGCACAAGGCGGCCGTCGAGCGCGCGGTCTCCCTGACCGAGGAGATCAACCGCGCCCGCGACCTGATCAACACCCCGCCGAACGACCTGTATCCGGAGACCTTCGCCGCCATCGCCACCGCGGCCGGCAAGGAGCACGGCGTCAAGGTCCAGGTCACCGACGAGAAGGCGCTCGTCAAGGGCGGCTACGGCGGCCTCCTCGGCGTCGGCCAGGGCTCGGAGCACGGCCCGCGCCTCGTACGCCTGGAGTACACGCACGCCAAGGCGAAGAAGACGATCGCCCTGGTCGGCAAGGGCATCACCTACGACTCGGGCGGCATCTCGCTCAAGCCGCCGGGCCACAACGAGACGATGAAGTGCGACATGAGCGGCGCAGCGGCCGTCCTCGCCGCCGTCGTCTCGGCCGCCCGCCTCGGCCTCCAGGTCAACGTGACCGGCTGGCTGGCGCTGGCCGAGAACATGCCGTCGGGCACCGCGACGCGCCCCGGCGATGTCCTGCGCATGTACAGCGGCAAGACCGTCGAGGTCCTGAACACCGACGCCGAGGGCCGGCTCGTCCTCGCGGACGCGATCACCCGCGCCTCCGAGGAGAAGCCCGACGCGATCATCGACGTGGCGACGCTGACCGGCGCCATGGTCGTGGCGCTGGGCAGCCGGACGTTCGGCATCATGTCGAACGACGAGGCGTTCCGTACCTCCGTGCACGAGATCGCCGAGGAGGTCGGCGAGGCGTCCTGGCCGATGCCGCTGCCGACCGAGCTGCGCAAGGGCATGGACTCCCCCACCGCCGACATCGCGAACATGGGCGAGCGCATGGGCGGCGGCCTGGTCGCCGGACTGTTCCTCAAGGAGTTCGTGGGCGAGGGCATCACCTGGGCGCACCTGGACATCGCCGGCCCGGCCTTCCACGAAGGCGCCCCGTACGGCTACACGCCCAAGGGCGGCACGGGCTCGTCGATCCGCACGCTCGTGAAGCTCGCCGAGCGCACCGCCGCGGGCGACCTGGGCTGA